A stretch of Alligator mississippiensis isolate rAllMis1 chromosome 14, rAllMis1, whole genome shotgun sequence DNA encodes these proteins:
- the UNC5CL gene encoding UNC5C-like protein isoform X1: MERFLEQSLLTRVTVVSIFVTSVLLLSKCLYSWCPKLPCLRYVERRGRQGMLDSIPVPLPNLEVVSTMPCPTVTLEEVEGFYRELHTPTGGRMVVKQLLNKLLVYVGKEVDHRGDCLMLMEMGISLAIPPGAVALGQTKKVSLVLIWDLSDSPPLSSSQALISPVVYCGPHGSVFQKPCQLVFKHCAGSATQARAYTSNTDLLSSKVWCPVQDREELKARTTRDECQIQLLHFSLYTCVLEAPWNSEARKWLQLAIFCSPLAADQTHFQIRIYFLNNTPCALQWAVTNEQPFRGGLCGPVQIFNFTGRTKDMCLALKYLSDGWENVDDSSCQVVPHLHIWHGRCPFRSFCFRRKQNEEGAVPSGEIIVTMHTYQSGLEKKYMEILRFQAPENGSQMTRISSSPLCNRMPRELFEQLQMLLEPNSISGNDWRKLASRLGLCGMKIRYFSCQESPAAATLEIFEEQNGSLKDLYNIMVAMDRLDCASAIKSFLNGTGNRHCCTLATSPHRSDHQLVGDRQSPEQELQEQGQPMAWSPGTKMPPEAYENQALEVEEEEA; this comes from the exons ATGGAGAGATTCCTTGAGCAGAGTCTTTTAACACGGGTCACAGTGGTCTCTATCTTTGTCACCTCTGTCCTGCTCTTAAGTAAATGCTTGTACTCATGGTGCCCCAAGCTGCCCTGCCTTCGCTATGTGGAACgaagaggcaggcagggcatgctGGACTCTATCCCTGTGCCCCTTCCCAACCTGGAGGTGGTGTCTACCATGCCTTGCCCCACGGTGACtctggaggaggtggaggggttTTATCGGGAGCTGCACACTCCAACTGGGGGCAGGATGGTGGTGAAGCAGCTGCTGAACAAGTTGCTGGTCTATGTAGGCAAGGAGGTGGACCACAGGGGTGATTGTCTCATGCTGATGGAGATGGGCATCTCACTAGCCATTCCACCAG GGGCAGTAGCACTGGGACAGACAAAGAAGGTCTCTTTGGTGCTCATCTGGGACCTGTCGGATTCTCCCCCGCTGTCCAGCTCACAGGCCCTCATCAGCCCTGTTGTGTACTGCGGGCCCCACGGTTCGGTGTTCCAGAAGCCGTGTCAGCTAGTGTTCAAGCACTGTGCAGGGAGTGCAACGCAGGCAAGGGCTTATACTAGCAACACCGACCTCCTCAGTTCTAAGGTTTGGTGCCCCGTCCAGGACAGAGAGGAGCTCAAGGCAAGAACCACTAGGGACGAGTGCCAGATACAGCTCTTGCACTTCAG CCTCTACACCTGTGTCCTCGAAGCTCCATGGAACTCGGAGGCtcggaagtggctgcagctggccatcTTCTGCTCCCCACTAGCTGCTGACCAGACTCACTTCCAAATCCGCATATACTTCCTCAACAAcacaccctgtgccctgcagtgGGCAGTTACCAATGAGCAGCCCTTTCGAGgaggcctctgtggcccagtccAGATCTTCAATTTCACTGGCAGGACCAAGGATATGTGCCTGGCTCTCAAGTACCTCTCGGATG GTTGGGAAAACGTGGATGACAGTAGCTGCCAGGTTGTCCCCCACCTCCACATCTGGCATGGAAGATGTCCATTTCGTTCCTTCTGTTTCCGGAGGAAGCAG AATGAAGAAGGGGCCGTGCCTAGCGGTGAAATCATTGTGACAATGCACACCTACCAGAGC GGCCTGGAGAAGAAGTATATGGAAATCTTGAGATTTCAAGCCCCAGAAAATGGGTCACAGATGACCCGAATCTCCTCTTCCCCTCTTTGCAACAG AATGCCCCGGGAACTCTTTGAGCAGTTGCAGATGTTGCTGGAGCCAAACAGCATCAGTGGGAATGACTGGCGCAAGCTGGCTTCCAGGTTGGGCCTGTGTGGTATGAAAATCAG GTATTTCTCATGCCAGGAAAGCCCAGCAGCtgctaccctggagatctttgaGGAGCAGAATGGGAGCCTGAAGGATCTGTACAACATCATGGTGGCCATGGACAGGTTGGACTGCGCCTCGGCCATTAAAAGTTTCCTGAATGGGACAGGGAACAGACACTGCTGCACTTTGGCTACCAGTCCCCACAGAAGTGATCACCAGCTGGTAGGAGACAGACAGTCCCCAGAACAAGAACTGCAGGAACAAGGGCAACCTATGGCATGGTCCCCAGGGACAAAGATGCCACCAGAAGCTTATGAAAACCAAGCCCTGGAGGTGGAAGAGGAAGAAGCCTAA
- the UNC5CL gene encoding UNC5C-like protein isoform X2: MERFLEQSLLTRVTVVSIFVTSVLLLSKCLYSWCPKLPCLRYVERRGRQGMLDSIPVPLPNLEVVSTMPCPTVTLEEVEGFYRELHTPTGGRMVVKQLLNKLLVYVGKEVDHRGDCLMLMEMGISLAIPPGAVALGQTKKVSLVLIWDLSDSPPLSSSQALISPVVYCGPHGSVFQKPCQLVFKHCAGSATQARAYTSNTDLLSSKVWCPVQDREELKARTTRDECQIQLLHFSLYTCVLEAPWNSEARKWLQLAIFCSPLAADQTHFQIRIYFLNNTPCALQWAVTNEQPFRGGLCGPVQIFNFTGRTKDMCLALKYLSDGWENVDDSSCQVVPHLHIWHGRCPFRSFCFRRKQNEEGAVPSGEIIVTMHTYQSGLEKKYMEILRFQAPENGSQMTRISSSPLCNRMPRELFEQLQMLLEPNSISGNDWRKLASRLGLCGMKISLG; this comes from the exons ATGGAGAGATTCCTTGAGCAGAGTCTTTTAACACGGGTCACAGTGGTCTCTATCTTTGTCACCTCTGTCCTGCTCTTAAGTAAATGCTTGTACTCATGGTGCCCCAAGCTGCCCTGCCTTCGCTATGTGGAACgaagaggcaggcagggcatgctGGACTCTATCCCTGTGCCCCTTCCCAACCTGGAGGTGGTGTCTACCATGCCTTGCCCCACGGTGACtctggaggaggtggaggggttTTATCGGGAGCTGCACACTCCAACTGGGGGCAGGATGGTGGTGAAGCAGCTGCTGAACAAGTTGCTGGTCTATGTAGGCAAGGAGGTGGACCACAGGGGTGATTGTCTCATGCTGATGGAGATGGGCATCTCACTAGCCATTCCACCAG GGGCAGTAGCACTGGGACAGACAAAGAAGGTCTCTTTGGTGCTCATCTGGGACCTGTCGGATTCTCCCCCGCTGTCCAGCTCACAGGCCCTCATCAGCCCTGTTGTGTACTGCGGGCCCCACGGTTCGGTGTTCCAGAAGCCGTGTCAGCTAGTGTTCAAGCACTGTGCAGGGAGTGCAACGCAGGCAAGGGCTTATACTAGCAACACCGACCTCCTCAGTTCTAAGGTTTGGTGCCCCGTCCAGGACAGAGAGGAGCTCAAGGCAAGAACCACTAGGGACGAGTGCCAGATACAGCTCTTGCACTTCAG CCTCTACACCTGTGTCCTCGAAGCTCCATGGAACTCGGAGGCtcggaagtggctgcagctggccatcTTCTGCTCCCCACTAGCTGCTGACCAGACTCACTTCCAAATCCGCATATACTTCCTCAACAAcacaccctgtgccctgcagtgGGCAGTTACCAATGAGCAGCCCTTTCGAGgaggcctctgtggcccagtccAGATCTTCAATTTCACTGGCAGGACCAAGGATATGTGCCTGGCTCTCAAGTACCTCTCGGATG GTTGGGAAAACGTGGATGACAGTAGCTGCCAGGTTGTCCCCCACCTCCACATCTGGCATGGAAGATGTCCATTTCGTTCCTTCTGTTTCCGGAGGAAGCAG AATGAAGAAGGGGCCGTGCCTAGCGGTGAAATCATTGTGACAATGCACACCTACCAGAGC GGCCTGGAGAAGAAGTATATGGAAATCTTGAGATTTCAAGCCCCAGAAAATGGGTCACAGATGACCCGAATCTCCTCTTCCCCTCTTTGCAACAG AATGCCCCGGGAACTCTTTGAGCAGTTGCAGATGTTGCTGGAGCCAAACAGCATCAGTGGGAATGACTGGCGCAAGCTGGCTTCCAGGTTGGGCCTGTGTGGTATGAAAATCAG TCTTGGATAG